Proteins found in one Triticum urartu cultivar G1812 chromosome 4, Tu2.1, whole genome shotgun sequence genomic segment:
- the LOC125552246 gene encoding beta-galactosidase 6 has product MAAVGRLPGAAAALLLALLCLAGTSAATNVTYDHRALVIDGVRRVLVSGSIHYPRSTPDMWPGLMQKAKDGGLDMVETYVFWDAHEPVRGQYDFEGRNDLVRFVKAAADAGLYVHLRIGPYVCAEWNYGGFPLWLHFIPGIKFRTDNEPFKTEMQRFTEKVVATMKGAGLYASQGGPIILSQIENEYGNIDASYGAPGKSYIRWAAGMAVALDTGVPWVMCQQADAPAPLINTCNGFYCDQFTPSLPSSPKLWTENWSGWFLSFGGAVPYRPTEDLAFAVARFYQRGGTLQNYYMYHGGTNFGRSSGGPFISTSYDYDAPIDEYGLVRQPKWGHLRDVHKAIKMCEPALIATDPSYMSLGQNAEAHVYKTGSLCAAFLANIDNQSDKTVTFNGKAYKLPAWSVSILPDCTNVVLNTAQINSQVASTQMRNLGFSTQASDGSSVEAELASSTWSYAVEPVGITKENAMTKPGLMEQINTTADASDFLWYSTSIVVAAGEPYLNGSQSNLLVNSLGHVLQVFINGKFAGSGKGNASSSLISLTTPVTLVPGKNKIDLLSATVGLTNYGAFFDLVGAGITGPVKLTGPKGALDLSSADWTYQIGLRGEDLHLYNPSEASPEWVSDNSYPTNNPLTWYKSKFTTPAGDDPVAIDFTGMGKGEAWVNGQSIGRYWPTNIAPQSGCVNSCNYRGPYGASKCLKKCGQPSQTLYHVPRSFLQPGSNDIVLFEQFGGDPSKISFTTKQTESVCAHVSEDHPDQIDSWISPQQKLQRSGPALRLECPKEGQVISSIKFASFGTPSGTCGSYSHGECSSSQALAVAQEACVGVSSCSVPVSAKNFGDPCRGVTKSLVVEAACS; this is encoded by the exons ATGGCGGCCGTCGGCAGGCTgccgggcgcggcggcggcccTGCTGCTCGCGCTGCTCTGCCTGGCGGGGACGTCGGCGGCGACCAACGTGACGTACGACCACCGCGCGCTGGTCATCGACGGCGTGCGCCGCGTGCTCGTCTCCGGCTCCATCCACTACCCGCGGAGCACCCCCGAC ATGTGGCCGGGGCTGATGCAGAAGGCCAAGGACGGCGGGCTGGACATGGTGGAGACGTACGTCTTCTGGGACGCCCACGAGCCCGTCCGGGGACAG TACGACTTCGAGGGCAGGAATGACCTGGTGAGGTTCGTCAaggccgccgccgacgccgggCTCTACGTGCACCTCCGGATCGGCCCCTACGTCTGCGCCGAGTGGAACTACGG AGGCTTCCCGCTATGGCTGCACTTCATCCCGGGGATCAAGTTCCGCACCGACAACGAGCCTTTCAAG ACGGAGATGCAGCGGTTCACGGAGAAGGTGGTGGCGACGATGAAGGGCGCGGGGCTGTACGCGTCGCAGGGCGGGCCCATCATCCTGTCGCAGATCGAGAACGAGTACGGCAACATCGACGCGTCCTACGGCGCGCCCGGCAAGTCGTACATCCGCTGGGCCGCCGGGATGGCCGTCGCGCTCGACACCGGCGTGCCCTGGGTCATGTGCCAGCAGGCCGACGCGCCGGCGCCCCTG ATCAACACGTGCAACGGGTTCTACTGCGACCAGTTCACGCCGAGCCTGCCCAGCAGTCCCAAGCTGTGGACCGAGAACTGGAGCGGCTGGTTCCTCTCCTTCGGCGGCGCCGTGCCCTACCGCCCCACCGAGGACCTCGCCTTCGCCGTCGCCCGCTTCTACCAGCGCGGCGGCACCCTGCAGAACTACTACATG TACCACGGCGGGACCAACTTCGGCCGCAGCTCGGGAGGGCCCTTCATCTCCACGAGCTACGACTACGACGCCCCCATCGACGAGTACG GGCTAGTGAGGCAGCCAAAGTGGGGCCACTTGAGGGATGTCCACAAGGCGATAAAGATGTGCGAGCCTGCACTCATAGCAACCGATCCATCATACATGTCCCTTGGTCAAAATGCTGAG GCGCACGTATACAAGACCGGTTCACTGTGCGCCGCATTCCTCGCCAATATAGACAATCAGTCTGACAAGACTGTCACCTTCAACGGCAAGGCGTATAAACTCCCTGCGTGGTCCGTCAGCATCCTTCCTGACTGCACGAATGTGGTGCTGAACACTGCCCAG ATCAACTCTCAGGTAGCATCTACACAGATGAGAAACCTGGGGTTCAGCACTCAGGCGTCAGACGGCTCGTCCGTCGAAGCAGAACTCGCTTCTTCTACCTGGAGCTACGCCGTAGAGCCTGTCGGTATCACAAAGGAGAACGCCATGACAAAGCCTGGGCTGATGGAGCAGATAAACACCACCGCAGACGCCAGCGATTTCCTGTGGTACTCAACAAG CATCGTCGTGGCGGCTGGTGAACCGTATCTGAATGGTAGTCAGTCCAATCTGCTGGTCAACTCACTTGGGCATGTTCTTCAGGTCTTCATCAATGGCAAGTTTGCAG GTAGCGGTAAGGGTAATGCTAGTAGCTCCCTGATCTCATTGACAACACCAGTTACACTTGTACCTGGAAAGAATAAAATAGATCTTCTGAGTGCAACAGTTGGTCTGACG AACTATGGTGCATTCTTTGACCTAGTTGGTGCTGGAATTACCGGTCCAGTAAAGCTGACTGGGCCGAAGGGTGCGCTCGATCTATCTTCTGCAGATTGGACATACCAG ATCGGACTCAGAGGAGAAGACTTGCACCTGTATAATCCCTCAGAGGCCTCTCCAGAATGGGTATCAGATAACTCTTACCCAACCAATAACCCTTTGACCTGGTACAAG AGCAAATTTACAACTCCTGCAGGTGATGATCCTGTTGCCATAGACTTCACAGGAATGGGGAAAGGTGAGGCGTGGGTGAACGGGCAGAGCATTGGTCGCTACTGGCCGACAAATATCGCTCCACAAAGTGGCTGTGTTAATTCATGCAACTACAGAGGACCTTACGGCGCAAGCAAATGCCTGAAGAAATGTGGGCAGCCATCGCAGACTTT GTATCATGTGCCCCGTTCGTTTCTCCAACCAGGCAGCAATGATATAGTCCTTTTCGAGCAGTTTGGTGGTGACCCAAGCAAGATATCCTTCACGACGAAACAGACAGAAAGTGTATGCGCACACGTGTCTGAGGATCATCCCGACCAAATCGATAGCTGGATCTCTCCCCAGCAGAAATTACAGAGGTCTGGGCCAGCACTTCGTCTGGAATGCCCCAAAGAAGGTCAGGTCATCAGCAGCATCAAGTTTGCAAGCTTCGGGACACCGAGTGGCACCTGTGGGAGCTACAGCCATGGCGAATGCAGCAGCTCTCAGGCTCTGGCAGTCGCTCAGGAG GCATGCGTCGGGGTGAGCAGTTGCAGTGTGCCGGTGTCAGCAAAGAACTTCGGAGATCCATGCAGAGGAGTCACAAAAAGCCTTGTGGTCGAAGCTGCATGCTCATGA